The DNA window CCCTATCCGGGGTGGACGTTCCCGCGCCTTGCACGTATTTGTGCATGCAGGTCAGACTGTGGGACCGGAACTGTACGCGGAATGAACGGATTGCGCCGATTCCGCGACGGAACGCGCTGACGCCGTGGGCGGGCGGACTTCGCCCGAACCGCCTGAAAACCGGACTTAACTGGACAATTCGGCCGGCTGATGGCATCAGACGGCCAGCGCTTCTCGAACCGGCCGGCCCCGATGAAACTGTTTCTTCTCAAGATGTTCACATGGTGGAACGGCCAGACCTTCGGCACGCAATTGTGGACGTGGCGGTTCGGCGAACTGGTCGGCGAGGACGAGCAGGGCAACCGCTACTTTCGCACCAGGGGCCGCAAGATCGATCCGGCGCTCGGCTTCGAGCGGCGCTGGGTGGTGTACAACGGCTATGCCGAGGCGACGCGGATCCCGCCGTCGTGGCATGGCTGGATTCATCACACCGTCGACGTCGCGCCGACCGAGGAAAGCTACAAGCCGCATGAATGGGAAAAGCCGCACATTCCCAACATGACGGGAACGCCGGCGGCCTATCGTCCGCCAGGCTCGACGCTGGCCAGCGGGCGCCGCCCTAAGGCCACCGGCGACTACCAGCCCTGGACGCCGGGGAACTGAACTTCCACTGCCGTCATTCCGGGGCAGCCCGCAGGGCTGAACCCGGAATCTCGAGATTCCCCGATGTGCAATTGCACATCTGAGGTTCGCTCGCTTTGCTCGCGCCCCGAATGACGGTGTTCACGCCTGTGAACAGCGGGGAGAGCGGGGATATATGTCGCCGCGTTCTTGCCGCCTCCACGCGATCATGGCCCAATGGCTCACCCTACGGAGGTGGGAAACCATCGCGTCGGTTCGGGCCACAGTTCGCGACTGCCCCGATTTGCAGCGGCACCCGATGAGGACAACGGCTGGGAGATAGGCCCCTGGTGCAGACATCCTGAAATCGCCCGTTAATGTGGAGCCGCCGTAGGAAAGGAAAGGCCGTCTGGGAAATCCCAGGCGGCCTTTTTCTTTGCATCGATCCCAATGGAAGTATTTTACGCCAGCCGCGCGGCGGCGCGATGCACGGCCTCGCCGCGGCGTTTTTTGGACGGCGCGATTTTCTCCTTGGTCAGCGCAAGAACTTCCGGCGGCGCGGTATCGGGCGAGCCGGCGTTGAACGGCGGCGCCGGGTTGTATTCGATCCGAAGCTGGATCGCTTCCGCGGTTGGCCGGTCGACCATGATCGATACCAGGGTCAGCGCGAAATCGATCCCCGCGGTGACGCCGCCGCCGGTGATGCGGTTGCGGTCGACGCAGACGCGGGTGTTGGTCGGTATCGCGCCGAACGACTCAAGAAATTCCATCGCCGTCCAGTGCGTGGCGGCGCGGTAGCCCCGGAGCAGGCCGGCGGCGCCCAGCACCAGCGATCCCGTGCAGACCGAGGTGATGTATTTGGCGCCGACCGCCTGCCGGCGCAAGAAGTCCAGCATCTCCTCGTCATTGACCATGTCATCGCTGCCGGCCCCGCCGGGGACGCAGATCACGTCGAGCTGCGGGCAATCCGCGAAGGTAACGGTGGGCGTCAGCACCATCACGGAATCGCTCGGCACCGGCTCCATCCGTTTCCAGATCAGATGCACGTTGGCGCCGGGCACGCTCGAGAACACCTGCAGTGGTCCGGTGAAGTCGAGCTGGGTCACCTTGGGAAAGATCACGAGACCAATCTGGAGCGGCGCGGACATATTGAAGGCCTTTCGAGGTTTGCGATTTTGCGGCCAGCACCTACGCCCGTCATTGCCGGGCAAAAGCGCGAAGCGCGTCTTCGCGCTGGATGACCCGGCAATCCATCACCTTCGCGATGAGTCTTGCGAAGATGATGGATGCCCGGGTCAAGCCCGGGCATGACGACCTCATGTGTGAAGGCCGAGCCGCCACTTGACCCCTCGATCCTGCCATGATGAGCTCTTGTCTGAAATGCCATATTTCCCTCATTTTCAGACACGGCCTCAATCATGATCGGCATCCTCGTATTTCCCGATTTCCAGCTGCTCGACGCCGCCGGTCCGATTTCGGTGTTCGAGATCGCAACGCGCTTGAGTGGCGCAAGCCCCTCGATCAGGGTGTTGGCGGCGAACCCGGGGCCGGTGCGCAGCACCTCCGGCGTCGAGATGGTCGCGCGCGGCTTTAAGCGCTCCGGCGCGATCAGCACCCTGGTCGTGGCCGGAGGCGAGGGAGTCGACGCGGTGGCGAGATGCGACAGGACTCTGACCTTCGTGCGGGGAATGGCCAAACGCGGCGTCCGCCTCGCCAGCGTCTGCTCCGGCGCCTTCATCCTGGCCGAAGCCGGCGTGCTCGACGGCCGTCAGGCCACCACGCACTGGCAGCGCACCCGGCAATTTCTCGCCAGCTATCCCAGGGTGAAACTGGAGCCCGACCGGATTTTCGTCCGCGACGGCAATATCTGGAGTTCGGCCGGCATCAGCGCCGGCATCGATCTGGCGCTGGCGATGGCGGCGGAGGATTTCGGTGACGACGTCGCGCAAAAGACCGCGCGCCAGCTCGTGCTCTATCACCGCCGCAGCGGCGGGCAGTCGCAATTCTCGTCGCTGCTGGAACTGAAGGCGCCCTCGGGGCGGTTCGGACCGCTGCTGAGCTGGGCGCGCGAACATCTCGATGCGCCGCTGACGGTGGAGGATCTGGCCGAGCAGGCCGGCATGAGCTCGCGGCATTTTGCCCGCGCCTTCATTGCGGAGACCGGCACCACGCCGTCGAAGGCGGTGGAGCGGCTGCGGATCGAGGTGGCGCGGCAGCGCGTGCAATCCTCCAGCGAGGCGATCGAACGCGTCGCGCAGTCGACCGGCTTTCGCGATCCGGAGCGGATGCGCCGCGCCTTCATCCGCGCCTTCGGCCAGCCGCCGCAATCGCTCCGCCGCGCGGCGCGGGCGGGGTAGGGCGGAACCCGTCCATCGGCGCGGGAACAGGAGATTGAATGCCGCGTTTAGCCAGCACGCCTACGGTTGCAGCGGCAAAAGCGCGTTCTGCAGCGTCGCGCTTGAAATCCCCATCAGTCCCGTGAACGGGTTATCCAGTTCCAAAATCAGAAAAATCGCGCCGGAAAACGAGAGCGCGCATACCAACAGAGAAGCCATCACGACCAGATTGGCTCGCGCAAATAAAGTGAAGCTCACGAAAATCGCGCTAAGCCAAAAAACCAGAATGATCAAAAATGGAACCGGAATTGACCCGCCGGTCTGCGTGAACAACTGCAACCGGATCTGCGCGCCTTCCGTGAGAGCCTGAATGGCGCGAGATTGCAGCGAACGTTGCGCATCACTGTTAGGCGACAGCCGCTCCAGTTCATTTTCGAATGCCGACGATTCGGCCGTCGACTCGAAACGAGCGGGTTTGCCGGCCGGAATCCCTTCCTCATGCCAGATCCGATGGGCCAGCGGCTGAATGCTCTGCCGCAGAAGATTTCTGAGAGGAGTTCCCTCCGGACCATATTGCGCAAGCAAATCGTCCAGAAGGATTATGGTCGAGGTCAGTTGTCTGACCTGGTTGGTTTTCTGATCGAATGAACTTTTCGCGGATGCGATCAGCAGACCCAGCACCA is part of the Bradyrhizobium erythrophlei genome and encodes:
- a CDS encoding DUF4239 domain-containing protein yields the protein MNYLLISLLVFALIFGGALVGVIVRPLLSEHHLHPDSRDVVKMATGLIGTLTALVLGLLIASAKSSFDQKTNQVRQLTSTIILLDDLLAQYGPEGTPLRNLLRQSIQPLAHRIWHEEGIPAGKPARFESTAESSAFENELERLSPNSDAQRSLQSRAIQALTEGAQIRLQLFTQTGGSIPVPFLIILVFWLSAIFVSFTLFARANLVVMASLLVCALSFSGAIFLILELDNPFTGLMGISSATLQNALLPLQP
- a CDS encoding DJ-1/PfpI family protein encodes the protein MSAPLQIGLVIFPKVTQLDFTGPLQVFSSVPGANVHLIWKRMEPVPSDSVMVLTPTVTFADCPQLDVICVPGGAGSDDMVNDEEMLDFLRRQAVGAKYITSVCTGSLVLGAAGLLRGYRAATHWTAMEFLESFGAIPTNTRVCVDRNRITGGGVTAGIDFALTLVSIMVDRPTAEAIQLRIEYNPAPPFNAGSPDTAPPEVLALTKEKIAPSKKRRGEAVHRAAARLA
- a CDS encoding NADH:ubiquinone oxidoreductase subunit NDUFA12, with amino-acid sequence MKLFLLKMFTWWNGQTFGTQLWTWRFGELVGEDEQGNRYFRTRGRKIDPALGFERRWVVYNGYAEATRIPPSWHGWIHHTVDVAPTEESYKPHEWEKPHIPNMTGTPAAYRPPGSTLASGRRPKATGDYQPWTPGN
- a CDS encoding GlxA family transcriptional regulator, which gives rise to MIGILVFPDFQLLDAAGPISVFEIATRLSGASPSIRVLAANPGPVRSTSGVEMVARGFKRSGAISTLVVAGGEGVDAVARCDRTLTFVRGMAKRGVRLASVCSGAFILAEAGVLDGRQATTHWQRTRQFLASYPRVKLEPDRIFVRDGNIWSSAGISAGIDLALAMAAEDFGDDVAQKTARQLVLYHRRSGGQSQFSSLLELKAPSGRFGPLLSWAREHLDAPLTVEDLAEQAGMSSRHFARAFIAETGTTPSKAVERLRIEVARQRVQSSSEAIERVAQSTGFRDPERMRRAFIRAFGQPPQSLRRAARAG